In Tachypleus tridentatus isolate NWPU-2018 unplaced genomic scaffold, ASM421037v1 tig00692153_pilon, whole genome shotgun sequence, the genomic stretch attatttgattgTTTCATTTGTAtgcaaattgaaaatattttaattgaccTAGTAGAAagtatgaatattatatataacgGGAGTTTCTTAATGATTAGTACCATCTAGTGTACAATTAACAAAGTATTAAGGTAGCTTTTTGGTTTTCGATGTGAAAAATTGGAAAGAAACATTGATTTTGTGTGTTCACATTGTCATCAGTGATAAAATTCAGAGCAATTCGACAGGCAGGTTTCACTCTTCAAagctgttattgttttataaaaactgagcatccaacataaaaagttaaaaaaaatactcgtgttttttcacatttctttatcTCATCAGGTACTGAAAGTTACAAACAGTGTAGTACAGATTGAAAAAAACGTGCAATGACTTGCGAAATTATATCAGCAGCAAACACGGTGCACGTGTTATATTATCGCGAATTCCACAGTAGGGGATattccaaataatttaaaatgtattatatacaagTAGCATTTTCTTTGCAAGCAAATGTCAAGACACTTATCTATCAGAATTGTAAGAAAACCTTAAAAGTAAACACAGAAAAGTAATGTAACCTCATGTTTACAAGCAATACTTTTTATGCAAGAAATAAGGAAAATACTTGAAGGACTCAACATCGtaacttaatatttcaaaatacaataaatacgtAAAATTCGAAATGTCATAGACAATATTTAACTAATACcgattttcaaacattaaaaccaGAACTATAATAACTTTTGAAGATTTGGGTACAACTGGTCACTTACCATCGACGTTGGTTACTTCGGCGGAGAAGAAAGACGATTAACCCCACATGTCGTCGTTGTATCAGGGCTGGGTTAGTTTCTGTAGGGTGAAGAAGAAAGTTGGTGACCTGGGAAACTGACCTTGTGGAAGGGGTTATGTTACCTCTTACTTTACAAGCAACTGGACAAGCCAAAGTACCAGTGGAGACTGTGTGATTTGGGAGATTGGTGTTTAGCAAACCCGAAGCCTGAAGGGCAGTCGTCAGCAAAGAAGGGGCTATCTGTGACGATGCTCCATTAGATGACCCTGGTGATTCAGTTGATTCTGTTATGAGGGAATAAAAGTTTCCAGGTGAGGTAAGAAGCCCTGAAGTTTGAAGTGCTGAGGTTAAAGTGGAAGCAGAGTTACTATTCACGGCCGCTACAGAAGACGAAAGTGAGATGTTAGAGACATCTGTTGATGAATGAGTGAGTCCAAACTCTTCAACGGAAGTTACAGAAGGGTTAAAGCAGGATGTTGCTGTCAGGTTTTCTTCCGACGCATGCGTAACTCGACTGCAGCTCGCATCACAGTCTTCCACActtcttcttttctttcttttacggATGGAACTCTGAATCTCTTCCAGGTGAGGTTGGGACGTTAACAGTTGAGTAAGGATACCACTGTTTTCTACTTTTGTCTCGATATCTGCAAAGATACCATCAAGCTCGAAATCCGAAGCTGAAAACTGTCGCATAATTTCTTCCTCTTCAAGTTCGGGAACTAAGCCGTGTAAGTCTGTATGTGACAGTTCCTGGAGAACATCGGGCTGTTGTTGGACAATGATATTAGGTCCGCTGTCCTAAAGACCAAAGTAAAGGATGTCAGTTATAAAAATTACAGCAAAATGCATGATCTAGAAGAGCATGCTATAGGCAATATAAATATTAGTACCAATGTATTTactaaatacaataattacatgggtagaaatatatatatatatatatgtttcagtctaagaaggcc encodes the following:
- the LOC143243737 gene encoding uncharacterized protein LOC143243737 encodes the protein MPYIDDDLLWCPDADGKMVDLSCLDSGPNIIVQQQPDVLQELSHTDLHGLVPELEEEEIMRQFSASDFELDGIFADIETKVENSGILTQLLTSQPHLEEIQSSIRKRKKRRSVEDCDASCSRVTHASEENLTATSCFNPSVTSVEEFGLTHSSTDVSNISLSSSVAAVNSNSASTLTSALQTSGLLTSPGNFYSLITESTESPGSSNGASSQIAPSLLTTALQASGLLNTNLPNHTVSTGTLACPVACKVRGNITPSTRSVSQVTNFLLHPTETNPALIQRRHVGLIVFLLRRSNQRR